A genomic window from Terriglobia bacterium includes:
- a CDS encoding TIGR00282 family metallophosphoesterase has protein sequence MRILFIGDIFGRPGRVSVREHLPAFVGQRPVDLVIANAENAAGGFGLTPAIVEELFEQNIAVLTTGNHVWDKREIIEYFQSANGNPHSPARRVLRPANYPAGTPGVGMYEGRVGDIPYAVINLQGRVFLPQNDDPFRVADALLARTKAKVVLVDMHAEATSEKVAMGWYLDGRATAVLGTHTHIPTADTRILPGGTAYQTDVGMTGPYDSVIGVQKELVIQRFLTNMPARWESAHGDVHFCGVYLECDESTGHATTVERIMIPGRQGASL, from the coding sequence TTGCGGATTCTCTTCATCGGCGACATTTTCGGACGGCCAGGGCGGGTCAGCGTGCGCGAGCATCTGCCGGCGTTCGTCGGACAGCGACCGGTGGACCTGGTGATCGCCAATGCGGAAAACGCCGCCGGCGGGTTTGGGCTGACGCCCGCCATCGTCGAGGAGCTTTTCGAACAGAACATCGCCGTGCTCACCACCGGCAATCACGTCTGGGACAAGCGCGAGATCATCGAGTACTTCCAGTCGGCGAACGGCAACCCGCACAGCCCGGCGCGGCGCGTGCTGCGTCCAGCCAATTATCCCGCGGGCACGCCCGGGGTCGGCATGTATGAGGGCCGCGTGGGAGACATTCCGTACGCTGTCATCAACCTTCAGGGACGCGTTTTCCTGCCGCAGAATGACGATCCGTTTCGCGTCGCCGACGCGCTGCTGGCCAGGACCAAGGCCAAGGTCGTGCTGGTGGACATGCACGCCGAAGCCACCTCCGAGAAGGTTGCGATGGGCTGGTATCTCGACGGCCGGGCCACCGCCGTACTCGGCACGCACACCCATATTCCTACGGCGGACACGCGCATCCTGCCCGGCGGCACCGCCTACCAGACCGACGTGGGGATGACCGGCCCCTACGACAGCGTGATCGGCGTGCAAAAGGAATTGGTAATCCAGCGCTTCCTCACCAACATGCCGGCGCGCTGGGAGTCGGCGCACGGCGACGTGCACTTCTGCGGCGTGTACCTGGAATGCGACGAATCCACCGGCCACGCCACCACGGTGGAACGCATCATGATTCCTGGCCGCCAGGGCGCGAGCCTGTAA
- a CDS encoding anhydro-N-acetylmuramic acid kinase — MIVAGVMSGTSADGIDVAIVRVLGRGFRTRFELLHHSAVPFPPRVRRAVLDVMNARASVADLSRLSFLLGDLYAEAIGAAAKKVHLQLDLIGCHGQTIYHQGTARAFLGRDIACTWQIGEGAVIAARTGVPVVSDFRPADMAAGGTGAPLVPFLDYLLYRHRRRGRIVQNIGGIANFTAIPAKASPEQVIAFDTGPGNMVIDGITERLFGKPFDRDGRIAARGRVLDVVVSDLLRRAFFRRRPPKTAGREEFGREFVAEFLRRCRRARKEDVVATATALTAYSIADAVRAFVAPAGEKGFREMTVSGGGAKNRTLMSMLRDELPDLKIRTSDEFGLPSEAKEAVAFAVLAYQTWRRVPSNIPAATGAERAAVLGKISYPYIHG, encoded by the coding sequence GTGATCGTTGCGGGCGTGATGAGCGGCACCTCGGCGGATGGCATTGATGTGGCCATCGTGCGCGTGCTGGGCCGCGGATTTCGCACGCGGTTTGAGCTGCTTCATCATTCGGCAGTTCCCTTCCCGCCCCGGGTACGGCGCGCCGTGCTCGACGTCATGAACGCTCGGGCCAGCGTGGCGGATCTCTCCCGCCTAAGCTTCCTACTCGGCGACCTTTACGCCGAGGCGATCGGCGCGGCGGCGAAGAAGGTGCACCTGCAGCTCGATCTCATCGGTTGCCACGGGCAGACGATTTACCACCAGGGAACCGCGCGCGCGTTCCTCGGGCGCGACATCGCCTGCACCTGGCAGATAGGCGAAGGGGCGGTGATCGCGGCGCGGACAGGCGTGCCGGTAGTCAGCGACTTTCGTCCTGCCGACATGGCAGCCGGCGGCACCGGCGCGCCGCTGGTTCCCTTCCTCGATTACCTGCTCTACCGGCACCGGCGCCGCGGGCGGATCGTGCAGAACATCGGCGGGATTGCGAATTTCACCGCCATCCCGGCGAAAGCCTCACCCGAGCAAGTGATTGCCTTCGACACCGGCCCGGGCAACATGGTGATCGACGGGATAACGGAGCGCCTGTTTGGCAAGCCGTTCGACCGCGACGGTCGCATCGCCGCACGCGGGCGGGTGCTCGACGTGGTTGTCTCAGACCTGTTGCGGCGGGCGTTTTTTCGCCGCCGCCCGCCCAAGACCGCCGGGCGCGAAGAGTTTGGGCGCGAGTTCGTCGCCGAATTTCTGCGCCGCTGCCGCCGCGCGCGTAAGGAGGACGTAGTCGCCACCGCCACCGCACTGACGGCCTATTCCATCGCCGATGCAGTGCGCGCGTTCGTGGCGCCCGCCGGAGAAAAAGGATTCCGCGAAATGACTGTTTCCGGCGGCGGCGCGAAGAACCGGACGCTGATGTCCATGCTGCGCGATGAGCTGCCCGACCTGAAAATCCGCACCTCGGACGAATTCGGCCTGCCGTCGGAGGCGAAAGAAGCGGTGGCATTCGCGGTGCTCGCGTATCAGACGTGGCGCCGGGTGCCGTCGAACATTCCGGCTGCGACTGGCGCTGAGCGCGCGGCGGTGCTGGGGAAAATCTCGTATCCTTACATCCATGGTTAG
- the nagZ gene encoding beta-N-acetylhexosaminidase, translated as MTTTYKLSDLRQYVGQLLIMGFDGTEISARLRSAFADLQPGGIILFKRNITAARQTWELLRESQKCITTPAFRCVDLEGGTVDRLKDVIAPAPSVADVAATGNKKLFCRHGRVLGDECRRLGFNVNFAPVVDLGLAPSRKVLTSRTSGDDPKQVVAYAREFLRGLKDVGVLGCGKHFPGLGGANLDTHTELPAINTPAARLLKEDLCPYRELHRRMAFVMVAHAAYPAVTRDKTPASLSRRWITDILRKKIGYRGLILCDDLEMGGVLAAASVEEAAVETLQAGSDIFMVCHDEQKVWRAYEAVLRAAERDRRFAKLIREKASRVMAFKKRAHELQHRVPAPSEKTLDRLRREIWELSEEARLVVAAKA; from the coding sequence ATGACAACTACTTATAAACTTAGTGATTTACGTCAGTATGTCGGGCAACTTCTGATCATGGGCTTTGACGGCACCGAAATCTCCGCCCGGCTGCGCTCCGCTTTCGCCGACTTGCAGCCCGGCGGGATCATTTTGTTCAAGCGCAACATCACCGCCGCGCGACAGACCTGGGAGCTGTTGCGCGAATCGCAGAAGTGCATCACCACCCCTGCATTTCGTTGCGTAGACCTGGAAGGCGGCACGGTGGACCGGCTGAAGGACGTGATCGCGCCCGCGCCCTCGGTCGCCGACGTCGCTGCCACGGGCAACAAGAAGTTGTTTTGCCGGCATGGGCGGGTGCTGGGCGATGAGTGCCGGCGGCTCGGCTTCAACGTGAACTTTGCGCCGGTGGTGGACCTGGGGTTGGCGCCGTCGCGCAAGGTGCTGACGTCACGCACCTCCGGCGACGATCCGAAGCAGGTCGTCGCCTACGCGCGCGAATTTCTGCGCGGGCTCAAAGACGTGGGAGTGCTGGGCTGCGGCAAACATTTTCCGGGGCTCGGCGGAGCAAACCTGGATACGCACACCGAGCTGCCGGCGATCAACACGCCCGCTGCGCGCCTGTTGAAGGAAGACCTATGTCCATATCGCGAGCTGCACCGGCGGATGGCGTTTGTGATGGTGGCGCACGCGGCTTATCCGGCAGTCACCAGAGATAAAACTCCCGCGAGCCTGTCGCGTAGGTGGATCACCGACATCCTGCGCAAGAAGATCGGATATCGCGGGCTCATTCTTTGCGATGACCTGGAGATGGGCGGCGTGCTGGCGGCTGCCTCGGTCGAAGAGGCGGCGGTCGAGACGCTGCAGGCCGGTTCCGACATTTTCATGGTCTGCCACGATGAGCAAAAAGTCTGGCGGGCATACGAGGCGGTGCTGCGTGCGGCGGAGCGAGACAGGAGATTTGCCAAGCTGATCCGCGAAAAAGCTAGCCGGGTGATGGCATTCAAGAAACGGGCTCACGAACTGCAGCACCGCGTGCCTGCGCCATCCGAGAAGACGCTGGACCGCCTCCGCCGCGAGATCTGGGAGTTGAGCGAAGAAGCGCGGCTGGTAGTCGCGGCAAAGGCCTGA
- the mutS gene encoding DNA mismatch repair protein MutS, producing the protein MDEFSTPKPVADSAPGTPLMRQYAAIKKEHPNALLFFRLGDFYELFFEDAVVAAKELQITLTSRNKEKGIAVPMCGVPYHAAEGYIAKLIKKGYKVAICDQMEDPRLAKKLVKRAVTRVVTPGTAADASLSSDENNFLAAVARLDSGKLGASVAGFAVLDLSFGYYIEISKANQQLAPPDYAIPLVENHFGVLSLEGFGLAGRPAAAAAAGAILHYVRSTQRGALEHVDRIGFYERQNCLVLDAVTVRNLELVEPLFAGSGDAVTLFRAIDHSLTPMGKRLLRAWMLRPSIEPAEINARLDAVEEQVRATVEREELRRALDGVLDIERLLSRITLETANPRDLLALAASLARLPGIREALGRFKSVRLRSLLALVDDLADLRARIENTLVEEPPLTLADGGVIRSAIDVELDELRTLSRSSKQYLAQIEERERQRTGIASLKVKFNSIFGYYIEISKANQQLAPPDYERKQTLVNAERFTTPELKQYEAKILDAQEKIVEIERRLFAELRAAIAGEAKRIRQTALAVAQVDVLAGLAYLAANNNYCRPKFVEGGEIEIREGRHPVVERPELTGSNDRFVPNDLYLNATSDTILVLTGPNMGGKSTYLRQAALILILAQMGSFVPAREARLSVVDRIFTRIGASDNLARGRSTFMVEMTETAAILNTATPNSLILLDEVGRGTATYDGLAIAWAAIEYIHARTRAKTLFATHYHELTELADQLSGVKNYHVSVKEGAGGIVFLRKVEPGAADRSYGIEVAKLAGLPPEVIARAREVLAEHESAEHRLTSELASDELQPSSVQLTMFTPLSQKIVEQLREADLDRLTPLEALNLLHALKQQVK; encoded by the coding sequence ATGGACGAGTTTTCCACCCCGAAGCCCGTTGCCGACAGCGCGCCGGGCACCCCCTTGATGCGCCAGTATGCGGCGATCAAGAAGGAGCACCCCAACGCGCTGCTGTTCTTCCGGTTGGGGGATTTCTATGAGCTGTTCTTTGAAGATGCGGTGGTGGCGGCAAAGGAACTGCAGATCACGCTCACCTCGCGCAACAAAGAGAAAGGCATCGCGGTTCCGATGTGCGGCGTGCCGTATCACGCCGCCGAAGGGTACATCGCGAAGCTGATCAAGAAGGGATACAAGGTCGCGATATGCGATCAGATGGAAGACCCGCGCCTGGCGAAGAAGCTGGTGAAGCGGGCGGTGACGCGGGTGGTGACGCCGGGAACGGCGGCGGATGCGTCGCTGAGCTCGGACGAGAATAATTTCCTGGCAGCGGTGGCGCGGCTGGACAGCGGCAAGCTGGGCGCCTCAGTGGCGGGTTTCGCGGTGCTCGATCTTTCCTTTGGCTATTACATCGAGATCAGCAAAGCCAACCAGCAACTGGCGCCGCCGGATTACGCCATTCCACTGGTGGAAAATCATTTTGGGGTGCTGTCACTGGAGGGTTTCGGGCTGGCCGGCCGGCCGGCGGCCGCGGCCGCGGCGGGCGCGATCCTGCATTACGTACGCAGCACGCAGCGCGGCGCCCTGGAGCATGTGGACCGCATCGGGTTCTACGAGCGGCAGAACTGCCTGGTGCTGGACGCGGTCACAGTGCGCAACCTGGAGCTGGTGGAGCCGCTGTTTGCCGGCTCCGGAGATGCCGTCACACTGTTTCGTGCCATCGATCACAGCCTGACGCCGATGGGCAAGCGGCTGCTACGGGCGTGGATGCTGCGCCCGTCGATCGAGCCGGCGGAGATCAACGCGCGCCTTGATGCGGTTGAGGAGCAGGTGCGCGCGACCGTCGAACGCGAAGAATTGCGGCGTGCGCTGGACGGCGTGCTCGACATCGAGCGCCTGCTGAGCCGGATCACGCTGGAGACGGCGAACCCGCGCGACCTGCTGGCGCTGGCGGCATCTCTGGCGCGGCTGCCCGGGATTCGCGAGGCGCTGGGCCGTTTCAAGAGCGTACGGCTGCGGTCGTTGCTGGCGTTAGTGGATGATCTGGCCGACCTGCGTGCGCGCATCGAGAACACGCTGGTCGAGGAGCCGCCGCTGACACTGGCCGATGGTGGCGTTATCCGCAGCGCGATTGACGTCGAACTCGACGAGTTGCGTACCCTCAGCCGCAGCAGCAAGCAGTATCTGGCGCAGATCGAAGAACGCGAACGGCAGCGGACGGGCATCGCGTCGCTAAAGGTCAAGTTCAATTCCATCTTTGGCTATTACATCGAGATCAGCAAAGCCAACCAGCAACTGGCGCCGCCGGATTACGAACGCAAGCAGACGCTGGTGAATGCCGAGCGCTTCACCACGCCCGAACTGAAACAGTACGAGGCCAAGATTCTCGACGCGCAGGAGAAAATTGTCGAGATCGAGCGGCGCCTGTTTGCCGAACTGCGCGCGGCGATTGCCGGCGAAGCGAAGCGAATTCGGCAGACCGCGCTTGCGGTTGCGCAGGTGGACGTGCTCGCCGGACTGGCGTATTTGGCGGCGAATAACAATTATTGCCGGCCGAAATTCGTCGAAGGCGGTGAGATCGAGATCCGCGAGGGACGCCACCCGGTGGTGGAACGTCCGGAACTGACCGGGAGCAACGATCGTTTTGTCCCCAACGATTTGTACCTGAACGCGACGAGCGACACGATCCTGGTCCTCACCGGGCCGAACATGGGCGGCAAGTCAACGTACCTGCGGCAGGCGGCGCTGATCCTCATCCTGGCGCAGATGGGATCGTTCGTGCCGGCACGGGAGGCGCGGTTGAGCGTGGTGGATCGCATCTTCACGCGCATCGGCGCTAGCGACAATTTGGCGCGGGGACGCTCCACCTTCATGGTCGAGATGACCGAGACGGCGGCGATCCTGAACACCGCGACACCGAATTCGCTCATCCTGCTCGATGAGGTCGGACGCGGCACGGCCACTTACGACGGGTTGGCGATCGCGTGGGCGGCGATTGAATACATCCACGCGCGCACGCGGGCCAAGACGTTGTTTGCCACCCATTATCACGAACTCACGGAACTGGCTGATCAGCTTTCCGGCGTGAAGAACTACCACGTGTCGGTGAAGGAAGGCGCGGGCGGGATCGTCTTCTTGCGCAAGGTGGAGCCTGGAGCGGCAGACCGTAGCTATGGAATTGAGGTCGCCAAGCTCGCCGGCCTGCCGCCGGAGGTGATTGCACGCGCGCGCGAAGTTCTGGCGGAACACGAATCGGCCGAGCATCGCCTGACCAGCGAGTTGGCTTCGGACGAACTGCAACCAAGTTCAGTGCAGCTCACCATGTTCACGCCGCTGTCGCAAAAAATCGTCGAGCAGTTGCGCGAGGCCGATCTCGACCGGCTGACGCCGCTGGAGGCGCTGAACCTGCTACACGCGCTGAAGCAGCAGGTGAAATGA